Genomic DNA from Peribacillus simplex:
CTTTATTTAATTAGGCAGCCTTGAGGGCATGAACCCGGTAATCTACCGGGCTCATGCCTTTTAATTTTACCTTGATTCGCTGATGATTGTAGTAATGGATATATTCTTCTAGTTCTTGTTTGAAATGCTCCATGCTTTCAAATTCTTGAAGATAGAGTAATTCGGATTTTAATAAGCCAAAGAAGTTTTCAATGACCGCATTATCGAGACAATTTCCTTTGCGGGACATGCTTTGTGTAATGTTATGTCTTTTCAAATCATGCGAGTATTGTTTCATCTGATAATGCCAGCCCTGATCTGAATGGAGAATGGGTGAATCTTTCGATTCCAAGCGATCAAAGGCTTTATCCAGCATTTTGGAAACGAGCGGATAAACAGGCCGAGATTCGATATTATAGGCGATGATTTCACCATTAAACAAATCAAGAATGGCCGATAAGTATAGTTTCTCCCCAGCTAGATGGAATTCGGTGACGTCTGTCACCCATTTTTCATTGGACTTTGCCGCCTTGAAATCACGTGCTAGAATGTTGGGCGCAATCTTGCCGATGTTCCCTTTGTACGAACGATATTTCTTCATGCGAACCAATGACTTCAATCCTAGTTCATTCATCAATCGGAGAACTGTTTTATGATTGATGCGAGCACCTCGGTTACGTAATTCTAGGGTGATACGCCGATACCCATAACGCCCTTTATGCGTATGGAAAATCTCTTTGATAAGTGATTTAATTTCTGTGTATTTATCCTCACGCCCGAAGGCGTTTACCCAATAATAGTACGTACTCCGTGCCATTTTAGAAATGGATAGAAGCAGATTTAAATCAAATTGTTTCCTTAGTTCATGGACTACTTTCGCTTTTTCTTTCTTTGTAAGGCTTCCTTTTCTTGAACTAAGGCATTCAACTTTTTTAGATAGGCATTCTCTGCACGTAAGTATTCTAATTCGGCAAGAAGTGCTTCTTGAGAGCCATTAGCTGGCGATGTTTTCTTGGTTTCTTTTTTCATGGATAGACGCCCCTTTTTCTTTGGTTTAAGGGCGTCTATACCGCCTTCCTTAAACTGATTTGCCCAATTCAAAAGTGTAGAATCGGAAGGAAGGTTATAGTGTACAGCGGTCTCGTTGATCGATGCCCCATATTCGTTCATATATTTAAGTACCTCTAGTTTAAAGGGCAGAGTGTAATTTGTATAGGATGAAGCAAGTCCTTCCATCCCATGTTTTAGATAGCGAGCGACCCATCTTTTCAGAGGGGATAAACCTACATTTCTTTCTTGTGCAATGGATTTATAGGATTTTTTTCCTTCTAAGTACTCTAAAACTGCATGTAATTTTTCGTCTATCGTATATTTAGTCAAAAAAACTGCACCTCCAATTGTTAGATGTTGTCTAACAATTGGGGTGCAGTTCAATGGGACAGTTCTTTTAAAGAGGGATTATTTCACTTTTTTGAGAGGTGAAATGATATTGTTATAAAAATATCTTTCCCATTTAGCTAATAAACTGTTCCCATTTTCACCTCGCTGTATTTCAATTTCGTGTTTTTTATGAAATTCGCTTACTCGCTTATTATGTTCTTTATGCCAGTGATGGAGAGCTTTTTGGTTCATTTTTATTCCTCCTCCAAAATATCATCATAAGTATAGCTTTATAATTGTTAATTATAAAGCTATTTTAGCCCGCAAATTTTGACATTCCTCTGGTAAATCTTCAAATTTTTTGTCCGCAGCCAGTAAGTCCATCGGACTTCGACAAGGCTCCGAAATGGCAAAACTGGAGCTGAAAACGCCTCTGGATGGGATTGTTTCGTATAATTAAAAAAATATTAAACCCAAATATTGTTCCTACTCGTGGATAAACATAACCAATTAGTTACATAGTAAGCCAATTTTCAATAAATGTTGCAATAGCCCACCCGTTGCTGGATGGGCTATTCAAATGTATTTTATAAAACTCATGGATAAAATCAATATCACGAATTGTGAGTAGGTATAATCTATAATATGGTAAAAACTAGTTTCATAATCTCTTGAAAACCAATCTGAGTTTGAATGAAAAAATTCAAAAATGAATTATTGGGATTTCGATGAATCCTCTATAGAAAGGCATTATAACTGATTAAAATTCATTTATGAATTGACTGGTCTTAATACTAAGCGATTTTACACAAAAATGGGACTTGGCATGCAAGTTGCATAATCATAATAATAATAATAAGAAATCTAACATGCACGATATGAAATTCGTTTATGTGCGGAGGGATAACTGGTGCGAAAAACAAAAAATAAACCATGGGAGCAATGGTATGTTGAAAGAATGAAATCTATGAAGCTGCCGGAAATATCGGTCTATTCACTGCTTGATATAACAGCAAGTAAGTTTCCACACCATACAGCCATCATTTATGAAGACCATTCAATG
This window encodes:
- a CDS encoding IS3 family transposase (programmed frameshift) encodes the protein MTKYTIDEKLHAVLEYLEGKKSYKSIAQERNVGLSPLKRWVARYLKHGMEGLASSYTNYTLPFKLEVLKYMNEYGASINETAVHYNLPSDSTLLNWANQFKEGGIDALKPKKKGRLSMKKETKKTSPANGSQEALLAELEYLRAENAYPKKVECLSSRKGSLTKKEKAKVVHELRKQFDLNLLLSISKMARSTYYYWVNAFGREDKYTEIKSLIKEIFHTHKGRYGYRRITLELRNRGARINHKTVLRLMNELGLKSLVRMKKYRSYKGNIGKIAPNILARDFKAAKSNEKWVTDVTEFHLAGEKLYLSAILDLFNGEIIAYNIESRPVYPLVSKMLDKAFDRLESKDSPILHSDQGWHYQMKQYSHDLKRHNITQSMSRKGNCLDNAVIENFFGLLKSELLYLQEFESMEHFKQELEEYIHYYNHQRIKVKLKGMSPVDYRVHALKAA